One Agrobacterium vaccinii DNA window includes the following coding sequences:
- a CDS encoding FAD-dependent oxidoreductase encodes MADFKYIVVGAGMMGAAAARHLSAQTDGVALIGPAEPLDIKSHNGVFSSHYDEARITRGFDGDPVWAELAKRSIARYAEIEAKSGIRFYHETGCLFTGNGKGLGGDYVAGAMAARDRLGLTVEEYAASQIGARFPMFSLPDDHDGWFEPRNAGYVNPRALVKAQVAIAERQGATLIRETVVSIDDTASGVEVVTNEGQRYTADKVIVAAGGFTNMADLLPSKVDMAATGRTIAFFELDEQKQRDFVGMPSTIVLAENADDIVYILPPVLYPDGKTYLKIGGESEKSRLETLDEAVRWFHSDGTASEVAFLERRAIELMPKLEGCPVTSGSCVASITRTGYPYIGYTQSSNIAVLTGGNFVSAKSSDEIGRLGAVLLLDGQLTEENFAGQVGPVFV; translated from the coding sequence ATGGCGGATTTCAAATATATCGTCGTCGGTGCTGGCATGATGGGGGCTGCTGCGGCACGCCATCTTTCGGCCCAAACGGATGGCGTGGCTTTGATCGGCCCTGCTGAGCCGCTCGATATCAAGAGCCACAACGGCGTGTTTTCCAGCCATTACGATGAAGCCCGTATTACCCGCGGTTTCGATGGCGATCCGGTCTGGGCGGAACTGGCGAAACGCTCGATTGCCCGTTACGCCGAGATCGAAGCCAAGAGCGGTATTCGTTTTTACCACGAGACGGGGTGCCTCTTTACCGGAAACGGCAAAGGGCTTGGAGGAGACTATGTGGCGGGGGCCATGGCGGCGCGGGACCGGCTGGGGCTTACGGTGGAGGAATACGCTGCCTCGCAGATCGGGGCTCGTTTCCCGATGTTTTCTTTGCCCGATGATCACGATGGCTGGTTCGAGCCGCGCAACGCCGGTTATGTCAATCCACGCGCGCTGGTAAAGGCGCAGGTCGCAATTGCAGAACGCCAAGGTGCGACGCTGATTCGCGAGACTGTGGTGAGCATCGATGACACGGCCTCCGGTGTGGAGGTGGTCACGAACGAGGGCCAGCGCTATACGGCGGACAAGGTGATCGTCGCGGCGGGCGGTTTCACCAATATGGCCGATCTGTTGCCATCGAAAGTCGATATGGCAGCGACGGGCCGCACAATTGCGTTTTTCGAACTGGACGAGCAGAAGCAGCGCGATTTCGTGGGCATGCCATCGACCATCGTGCTGGCGGAAAATGCCGATGACATCGTCTACATCCTGCCGCCCGTGCTGTATCCCGATGGCAAGACCTACCTGAAAATCGGCGGCGAGAGCGAGAAGAGCAGGCTGGAGACGCTGGATGAGGCGGTGCGCTGGTTCCACTCTGATGGCACGGCGAGCGAGGTGGCGTTTCTGGAGCGGCGGGCTATCGAGCTTATGCCGAAGCTGGAGGGGTGCCCGGTCACGTCAGGCTCCTGCGTCGCGTCGATTACCCGCACGGGTTATCCCTATATTGGCTATACGCAGTCTTCGAACATTGCCGTGTTGACGGGTGGGAACTTTGTTTCGGCGAAGTCTTCCGATGAGATCGGGCGATTGGGGGCGGTGTTACTGCTGGACGGACAGCTGACGGAAGAGAATTTTGCGGGGCAGGTGGGGCCGGTTTTTGTTTGA
- a CDS encoding lytic transglycosylase domain-containing protein → MRRMIVAVSACLAMLAAQSGPVFAKDDVKTKTVTLETYFRKPGYPIPEKTLPTGLKNNYSDLIVKYAKRYGVPTNLAHAVVSVESKFNPKARGSAGEVGLMQIKPATARMMGYRGTTKALYDPETNIRWGMQYLATAHQLGGGQVCDTILRYNAGHGATRMNPVSKRYCGKVQAILEG, encoded by the coding sequence ATGAGAAGAATGATTGTTGCTGTTTCGGCTTGTCTTGCCATGCTTGCCGCACAGAGCGGACCTGTTTTTGCCAAGGACGACGTGAAGACCAAGACGGTCACTCTGGAAACCTATTTCCGCAAGCCTGGCTATCCCATCCCCGAAAAGACGCTTCCAACCGGCCTGAAGAATAACTACTCCGATCTCATCGTCAAATATGCCAAGCGCTACGGCGTGCCGACCAATCTGGCCCACGCCGTCGTTTCCGTGGAAAGCAAGTTCAACCCTAAAGCACGCGGCAGTGCCGGTGAGGTTGGTCTCATGCAGATCAAGCCCGCCACGGCAAGGATGATGGGCTATCGCGGCACGACGAAAGCGCTTTATGATCCCGAAACCAACATACGCTGGGGCATGCAATATCTGGCAACCGCGCACCAGCTAGGTGGCGGGCAGGTATGCGACACTATTCTGCGCTACAATGCAGGCCATGGCGCTACGCGGATGAACCCGGTTTCGAAGCGCTATTGCGGCAAGGTGCAGGCGATTTTGGAAGGCTAG
- a CDS encoding N-acetylmuramoyl-L-alanine amidase, translated as MSDFTADYKGATVVPSPNHGERIDVSAPDIIILHYTGMGTADSALSWLCNPESQVSSHYFVFEDGRVIQLVPETRRAWHAGKSVWDGSNDINSRSIGIEIANAGHPAGLPDFPEAQIRAVIELCRDCGERWSIAPERVLGHSDIAPVRKIDPGEKFPWDVLSQNGVGHWVPPATIGGGRFFQRGDSGQPVEALQSMLSLYGYGVEITGHYCEKTEGAVAAFQRHFRPALVDGIADFSTIDTLHRLISELPKFRAA; from the coding sequence ATGAGTGATTTCACTGCGGACTATAAGGGCGCGACCGTCGTGCCTTCGCCAAACCATGGCGAGCGCATCGATGTGAGCGCGCCCGACATCATCATTCTGCATTATACCGGCATGGGCACCGCAGACAGCGCGCTGTCTTGGCTGTGCAATCCCGAAAGCCAGGTCTCCAGCCATTACTTCGTGTTTGAAGATGGCCGGGTGATACAGCTGGTGCCGGAAACGCGTCGGGCATGGCACGCGGGCAAAAGCGTTTGGGATGGCTCAAACGATATCAATTCGCGCTCCATCGGTATCGAGATTGCCAATGCCGGGCATCCGGCGGGGTTGCCGGACTTTCCTGAGGCGCAAATCCGTGCCGTCATCGAATTATGTCGCGATTGCGGCGAGCGGTGGTCCATCGCGCCGGAACGGGTGCTGGGGCACTCCGATATCGCACCGGTGCGCAAGATCGATCCGGGCGAAAAGTTTCCGTGGGACGTGTTGTCGCAAAACGGTGTCGGACACTGGGTTCCTCCAGCAACCATTGGCGGTGGCAGGTTCTTTCAGCGGGGCGATAGCGGACAGCCGGTCGAAGCGCTGCAATCCATGTTGTCGCTGTATGGATACGGCGTTGAAATAACAGGCCATTATTGCGAGAAAACCGAAGGCGCGGTGGCTGCATTCCAGCGCCATTTCCGGCCCGCTCTGGTGGATGGCATTGCTGATTTTTCCACCATCGACACGTTGCACCGCTTGATCTCCGAGTTGCCGAAATTTCGCGCTGCCTAG
- a CDS encoding J domain-containing protein: protein MMYDFACLQLSSLWERLLGAIGDAAGNVLGRVIEAVRTVFEGDPETRRQVSFSVAIIALSAKMAKADGMVNDAEVKAFRQIFDFPEEEAKNVARLYNLARQDVAGYEAYAERLSGLCGSGEQNCDMLESVIDGLFHIAKADGLIHEREMAFLGRIAEIFRITEDHFEMIMARHVHMEGRDPYRVLGVSPGDDFMDIRKRYRSLVAEHHPDKLIARGVPMELHAAANERMAALNAAYAAIEKERRVA, encoded by the coding sequence ATGATGTACGATTTCGCCTGTTTGCAACTTTCATCGCTGTGGGAACGGCTGCTCGGCGCAATCGGCGATGCAGCAGGCAACGTGCTTGGACGCGTGATCGAGGCTGTCAGAACCGTCTTCGAAGGCGACCCGGAAACCCGTCGTCAGGTGTCCTTCTCCGTCGCCATCATCGCGCTGTCCGCCAAGATGGCGAAGGCCGATGGCATGGTCAACGATGCCGAGGTTAAAGCATTCCGCCAGATATTCGACTTTCCTGAAGAGGAAGCCAAAAACGTTGCGCGGCTCTACAACCTCGCACGACAGGACGTTGCAGGCTACGAGGCCTATGCAGAGCGCCTGTCTGGCCTGTGCGGTTCGGGCGAACAGAATTGCGACATGCTGGAAAGCGTGATTGACGGGCTGTTTCATATCGCCAAGGCCGATGGCTTGATTCATGAGCGCGAAATGGCGTTTCTGGGCCGCATCGCAGAGATTTTCAGAATCACCGAAGATCATTTCGAAATGATCATGGCGCGGCACGTGCATATGGAAGGGCGCGACCCTTACCGTGTACTGGGTGTTTCGCCTGGTGACGACTTCATGGATATTCGCAAGCGTTATCGTTCGCTGGTGGCCGAACACCACCCGGACAAGCTAATTGCGCGTGGCGTGCCGATGGAACTGCATGCGGCAGCCAATGAACGCATGGCGGCGTTGAATGCGGCCTATGCGGCCATCGAGAAAGAACGCCGCGTCGCATGA
- a CDS encoding pyrophosphate--fructose-6-phosphate 1-phosphotransferase: MAKQKVAMLTAGGLAPCLSSAVGGLIERYSDIAPDIDIVAYRSGYQGVLLGDSVDITKDMREKAPLLHRYGGSPIGNSRVKLTNAADCAKRGLVKEGENPLAVAADRLAKDGVTILHTIGGDDTNTTAADLAAYLGANGYNLTVVGLPKTVDNDVVPIKQSLGAWTAAEVGANFFDNVSNEQSAAPKTFVIHEVMGRHCGWLTAATARAYIQKTKGNEYVEGLLMGEQLKSIDGLYLPEMAFDIKAEAERLKKIMDDTGFVTLFVSEGAGLDSIVAEREAAGDTVKRDAFGHVKIDTINVGGWFQKQFAGLIGAERTMVQKSGYYARSAPANGEDLRLIQSMVDLAVESALNKVSGVTGHDEDQGGKLRTIEFPRIKGGKHFDLSTPWFGDVMSHIGQPYKAA; the protein is encoded by the coding sequence ATGGCTAAACAGAAAGTCGCAATGTTGACCGCAGGTGGTCTTGCGCCCTGCCTTTCTTCCGCCGTGGGCGGGCTGATCGAACGCTACAGCGACATTGCTCCTGACATCGACATCGTGGCGTACCGCTCCGGTTATCAGGGCGTGCTTCTGGGCGACAGCGTCGACATCACCAAAGATATGCGCGAGAAGGCGCCTCTCTTGCACCGTTACGGCGGCTCGCCCATCGGCAACAGCCGCGTGAAGCTGACCAATGCCGCCGACTGTGCAAAGCGCGGCCTCGTCAAGGAAGGCGAAAACCCCTTGGCCGTCGCGGCAGATCGTCTCGCGAAGGATGGCGTCACCATTCTCCACACCATAGGTGGCGATGACACCAATACGACAGCCGCCGATCTTGCGGCCTATCTCGGTGCCAACGGCTATAATCTTACTGTCGTCGGCCTACCGAAGACGGTCGATAACGACGTCGTGCCGATCAAGCAGTCGCTGGGCGCATGGACCGCAGCCGAAGTCGGCGCGAACTTCTTCGACAATGTCAGCAACGAGCAGAGTGCCGCACCCAAGACCTTCGTCATTCACGAAGTCATGGGCCGCCACTGCGGCTGGCTGACGGCGGCAACCGCCCGCGCCTATATCCAGAAGACAAAAGGCAATGAATATGTCGAAGGTCTGTTGATGGGCGAGCAACTCAAGAGCATCGATGGCCTATACCTGCCGGAAATGGCATTCGATATCAAAGCCGAAGCCGAGCGCCTGAAGAAGATTATGGACGATACCGGCTTCGTCACCCTGTTCGTTTCGGAAGGTGCCGGTCTCGATTCCATCGTTGCCGAGCGTGAAGCGGCTGGCGACACCGTCAAGCGCGATGCCTTCGGCCACGTCAAGATCGATACGATCAATGTCGGCGGCTGGTTCCAGAAGCAGTTCGCGGGCCTCATCGGTGCGGAACGCACCATGGTGCAGAAATCCGGCTATTACGCCCGCTCCGCCCCGGCCAATGGCGAAGACCTTCGCCTCATCCAGAGCATGGTCGATCTGGCCGTCGAAAGCGCCTTGAACAAGGTGTCCGGTGTGACCGGCCATGACGAGGATCAGGGCGGCAAGCTGCGCACCATCGAGTTTCCACGCATCAAGGGCGGCAAGCACTTCGACCTGTCGACTCCATGGTTCGGTGATGTGATGAGCCACATCGGCCAGCCCTACAAGGCCGCCTGA
- a CDS encoding LysE family translocator, which produces MSAQVWLVFCAACVILFALPSPISFKVASYAAIRGKRALVAAVTGATLGIVTTVTAAAIIVAGAEFLPSPVLYIAQWAGTGWLMLFSLWTIATPAAREANADNDNLRGKTFGTIFTDCFVQASLRLRYFGFFVAFLVQFVNGTRDVVEMVTQMQAVVLLMAFVCILAQACFARFTIRSVRRMSVAKKLKNPRRTHFIAGRAVTAGYRRIAA; this is translated from the coding sequence ATGTCCGCACAAGTCTGGCTGGTCTTTTGTGCAGCCTGTGTGATTCTGTTCGCATTGCCCTCGCCCATCTCGTTCAAAGTCGCGAGCTACGCCGCCATTCGCGGTAAGCGCGCCCTCGTCGCTGCCGTCACAGGCGCAACGCTCGGCATCGTCACCACCGTTACAGCCGCAGCCATTATCGTCGCAGGCGCGGAGTTTCTCCCCTCTCCTGTTCTTTATATCGCGCAGTGGGCTGGCACCGGCTGGCTGATGCTGTTCAGCCTGTGGACGATTGCAACGCCCGCCGCCCGCGAAGCCAATGCCGACAACGACAATCTGCGCGGCAAGACGTTCGGCACCATCTTCACTGATTGCTTCGTCCAGGCATCGCTGCGTCTGCGCTATTTCGGCTTCTTCGTAGCCTTCCTCGTGCAATTCGTTAACGGCACCCGCGATGTGGTGGAAATGGTGACACAAATGCAGGCCGTCGTCCTGCTCATGGCCTTCGTCTGCATCCTCGCCCAGGCCTGCTTTGCTCGCTTCACCATCCGCTCCGTGCGGCGCATGTCGGTCGCCAAAAAGCTGAAAAATCCCCGCCGTACGCACTTCATCGCAGGCCGTGCCGTCACCGCCGGATACCGCCGTATCGCTGCCTGA
- a CDS encoding lytic transglycosylase domain-containing protein, with protein sequence MKISGNFRRKSALLLSSTVGIALTLAGCTSVEVASKSDALQPKIASAPQTPASVTTDAQAASAGTTAPVEVASNTATETLPTTAAVKGGRVALPPAAEIAAAAAIDAQIQPQAQTTVEAQQVALTAPAAPTPATTAVMHQANTAALPQVVAMKGSFPPAPGAPGTPSAAAVPLTEEMMKQQSVIPVPKPQGAMLAYASAPQNAALAAISTREGLTTAPDAPTMMGRQKLSGLISKYATMYDVPEDLVHRVVMRESRYNPRAVNGGHFGLMQIKHATARSMGFDGPASGLFDAETNLKYAVKYLRGAWMVADNDRDNAVRLYARGYYYDAKRKGMLHVLRK encoded by the coding sequence ATGAAAATTTCAGGCAATTTTCGTCGAAAATCGGCGCTACTTCTGTCGTCCACGGTGGGCATCGCGCTGACACTGGCAGGATGCACCAGCGTCGAAGTGGCATCCAAGAGCGATGCGCTACAGCCGAAAATCGCCTCAGCGCCCCAGACACCCGCAAGCGTAACGACCGACGCCCAGGCCGCCTCAGCAGGCACGACCGCCCCCGTCGAAGTTGCGTCCAACACAGCAACTGAAACACTGCCCACCACCGCCGCCGTCAAGGGTGGCCGCGTGGCGCTTCCGCCAGCAGCGGAAATCGCAGCAGCCGCCGCCATAGACGCACAAATTCAGCCACAGGCCCAGACGACGGTTGAGGCCCAGCAGGTCGCACTCACAGCGCCAGCTGCACCTACACCTGCAACGACTGCGGTCATGCATCAGGCCAACACTGCCGCCCTGCCCCAGGTCGTTGCCATGAAGGGCAGCTTCCCACCGGCCCCTGGCGCGCCGGGAACACCTTCGGCTGCTGCCGTTCCACTGACAGAAGAGATGATGAAGCAGCAGAGCGTCATCCCGGTTCCGAAGCCGCAGGGCGCTATGCTCGCCTATGCCTCGGCCCCGCAAAATGCAGCGCTCGCCGCCATCAGCACCCGTGAAGGCCTGACCACCGCACCGGACGCCCCCACGATGATGGGTCGCCAGAAGCTCAGCGGCCTCATCAGCAAATACGCCACCATGTATGACGTGCCGGAAGATCTCGTGCACCGCGTGGTCATGCGCGAAAGCCGCTACAATCCCCGCGCCGTCAACGGCGGCCACTTCGGCCTCATGCAAATCAAACACGCCACAGCCCGCTCCATGGGCTTCGACGGCCCCGCCTCCGGCCTTTTCGACGCAGAAACCAACCTCAAATATGCCGTGAAATACCTGCGCGGCGCATGGATGGTTGCCGATAATGACCGCGACAATGCCGTCAGGCTCTACGCCCGCGGCTATTATTACGACGCCAAGCGCAAGGGCATGCTGCACGTGTTACGGAAGTAA
- a CDS encoding DUF3419 family protein, producing MTSVAPKTGFSKNVKLKAALLQHKALSTSGLSERLFGVLFSGLVYPQIWEDPDVDMQAMELREGHSIVTIGSGGCNVLAYLSRHPARIDVVDLNPHHIALNKLKLAAFRHLPAHGDVVRQFGVANVRSNSDGYDRFIAPHLDAQTRAYWSRRTLTGRRRISVFDRNIYRTGLLGRFIGAGHVLARLHGVKLQDMANARSIDEQRQFFDSKVAPLFDKPMIRWLTKRKSSLFGLGIPPRQYDELASLSDGNTIAPVLRQRLEKLACDFPLKDNYFAWQAFARRYPQSQEGALPDYLRQDYYAAIRENAARVHVHHATFTELLATKPASSVDRYVLLDAQDWMTDTQINELWSQISRTAAPDARVIFRTAAEKSVIEGRLSPDVAAQWTYLAERSQELNARDRSAIYGGFHIYQRAQA from the coding sequence ATGACGAGTGTCGCGCCGAAGACCGGTTTCAGCAAAAACGTAAAACTCAAAGCCGCCCTCCTCCAGCACAAGGCCCTGTCCACCAGCGGCCTGTCGGAGCGCCTGTTCGGCGTGCTGTTTTCCGGTCTTGTCTATCCGCAAATCTGGGAGGACCCGGATGTCGACATGCAGGCCATGGAACTGCGCGAAGGCCACAGCATCGTTACCATCGGGTCAGGCGGCTGCAACGTGCTGGCCTATCTGTCGCGCCATCCCGCACGCATCGATGTCGTCGATCTCAATCCGCACCACATCGCGCTGAACAAGCTCAAACTCGCCGCCTTCCGCCATCTGCCTGCACATGGTGACGTTGTACGCCAGTTTGGCGTGGCGAATGTGCGCTCCAACAGCGATGGCTATGATCGCTTCATCGCCCCGCATCTGGATGCCCAGACCCGCGCCTATTGGTCCAGACGCACCCTGACGGGCCGTCGTCGCATCTCCGTATTCGACCGCAATATCTACCGCACCGGCCTGCTTGGCCGCTTCATCGGCGCGGGCCACGTTCTGGCGCGCCTGCACGGCGTCAAGCTTCAGGACATGGCGAATGCTCGCTCCATCGACGAGCAGCGGCAGTTCTTCGACAGCAAGGTCGCACCTCTCTTCGACAAGCCGATGATTCGCTGGCTGACGAAGCGTAAAAGCTCGCTGTTCGGCCTGGGCATTCCACCGCGCCAGTATGATGAGCTTGCAAGCCTTTCCGACGGCAACACGATTGCGCCGGTGCTGCGCCAGCGCCTCGAAAAACTGGCGTGCGACTTCCCGCTGAAGGATAACTACTTCGCCTGGCAGGCCTTCGCGCGCCGCTATCCTCAGTCACAGGAGGGCGCCCTGCCGGATTATCTGCGTCAGGATTACTATGCGGCAATTCGCGAAAACGCGGCCCGTGTGCATGTCCACCACGCGACCTTCACCGAACTGCTGGCCACAAAGCCTGCCTCATCGGTTGATCGCTACGTGCTGCTCGATGCGCAGGACTGGATGACCGATACGCAGATCAACGAGCTGTGGTCGCAGATCAGCCGCACGGCGGCACCTGACGCCCGCGTCATTTTCCGTACTGCGGCGGAAAAAAGCGTCATCGAGGGACGCCTCTCGCCGGATGTCGCCGCGCAGTGGACCTATCTCGCGGAGCGTTCGCAGGAGCTGAACGCGCGGGACCGTTCCGCCATTTACGGCGGCTTCCACATTTACCAGAGGGCCCAGGCATGA
- a CDS encoding class I SAM-dependent methyltransferase: MKSIGDNISLGDVKHANLMDRMYRHQRHIYDITRKYYLLGRDTTIDRLDVPQGGSLLEIGCGTGRNLLRASRLFPTAKLYGLDISAEMLTTASENFGGHRERPILRVSDATTFKPSEFSRTNGFDRVMISYAVSMIPDWEKAIERAVLALAPGGSLHIVDFGQQEDLPRWFRSLLQAWLTKFHVTPRNNMRYVLEAIAGTHNATLEFQPIMRGYAWRAVLTLQKG, encoded by the coding sequence ATGAAGAGCATCGGCGATAATATCAGCCTCGGCGATGTCAAACACGCCAACCTGATGGACCGCATGTACCGCCACCAGCGGCACATCTACGATATAACCCGCAAATACTACCTTCTGGGCCGCGATACCACCATCGACAGGCTGGACGTTCCCCAGGGCGGCAGTCTGCTGGAAATCGGCTGCGGCACGGGCCGCAACCTCCTGCGCGCCTCCCGGCTATTTCCCACTGCAAAGCTCTACGGCCTCGATATTTCCGCCGAGATGCTGACGACCGCCAGCGAGAATTTCGGCGGCCATCGCGAACGCCCCATCCTGCGCGTTTCCGACGCCACCACCTTCAAGCCCAGCGAATTCAGCCGCACCAACGGCTTTGACCGTGTGATGATTTCCTACGCCGTGTCGATGATACCGGATTGGGAAAAGGCAATCGAACGCGCCGTGCTGGCACTTGCCCCCGGCGGTTCGCTGCACATCGTGGATTTTGGCCAGCAGGAAGACCTGCCCCGCTGGTTCCGCAGCCTGCTTCAGGCCTGGCTCACGAAATTTCACGTCACGCCACGCAACAACATGCGCTACGTGCTGGAAGCCATCGCAGGCACCCACAATGCCACACTGGAGTTCCAGCCAATCATGCGTGGTTACGCATGGCGCGCTGTGCTGACGCTGCAGAAGGGTTGA